The Toxorhynchites rutilus septentrionalis strain SRP chromosome 1, ASM2978413v1, whole genome shotgun sequence genome contains the following window.
AGCAGCTCACGAAATCGTTCATCAACTATATTGAATCATTCGACGATGAGAAAATTAAGCATGCGGTAAGATTGATCAAAGCAATGAAAGTTATGAAGATTGAAATGGTTGACTATGCCAAGCAAAGGCTCACTGCAGTTGTTCATGTTGCTGTGAAGTATAGCGATGACGCGGATGACGAAGATGACCAGGAACAAGAAAATGGTGagtttgtttattattttgcaTTTTGCGACAGGGAAAGAATATGCAATCTTTGCGTACCATATACGATGATTGATTCAATAACAATTCGTGATGATCCTAACGGAATGCATCATCTTTCGATTTTGTATTCCATTCATTTTCTCATAGAAAAAGCTGAACTCTACAGGAACTCGGATAATCTTCCTATGGGCTTTTATCAATTAATTGCTTTGTGTAGACTATGTTTTCGCCGAAAAATACATACAGGAACTAATACTATGTTTTATCTAAATGCGCACAGGTTCTGTGTCTGATTCGGATTCGGTATTCGATAACTGGAAAAAATGCTAAAAAGTGGTATGATAAACTGCAGTTGTATGAATACTGCGAACTTTTAAACCTCATGGAACTTCGTTTGATCAAAGAGTATGTACTAGAATACGTGAAATGTGGTGAAACCGTGGTATGTTCTGCTTTTCGTAAGAAGGGAGAGGGTctagaattcggatttttttgcGCTACATAGTAAGTGCACGAAGTCTTATCGATTACGACATAGTTTGGGTTTTCATCTATCAGCCGATAAGTCAGCGTTACTTTCTTCGGATATAGCTTCTCAACTATTGAAGATTGTTTTAGTTTTACGTATTGGGACCGTTTCGGTTATACGTTTGATTGCTTCCTGCATTTTTTTGTTCAGTGAGACTACAATCCGCATAGAATCGAGATCAATTTCCATAACTTCGATTGTCGTATgcatattattttcatttggaTTTTGGCATGCATAATATTGATTGTACCATTTGCACAAATAAGTTAGCCGATCGAACGTTGTGCGAAATATCTTGATATCGCAGCAGGATGTCAACGAACCTAGCGATGTCTGGTAATCGTTCGATTGTTCGAATATTTTCTacaaaatcgattattaatcgaaagATTACTGTGCAATGGATAATCGAATAATGTACGTCAATGATTCGATTcaaattcagagaaaaaaacagTACGGACACTGCAGTTAATTTTTTACAggtattttttcattatattgAGTTTAGCATGTAGTGCCTAATTCCCACGGCCCACGGACGTTTAGATGTTCAATGTGAAAATCTTATATCattgaatacatgtttgatacggaaAACTTAACTTTaattaatatatttaaattttaataggAGTTAGCATCGCGTAAAATTAGTTGCACGATGCTTAGTTTGTTCTTCTTTCTACAGCCGATGAACAAATTTTACAAATACGTTTGTGaccgcgttacgtaatttatgGAACGACTAATCTTGCTAATCTAGCGAGTAATAGCGGTTCCAACGTTCGCAAACcaaataatcaaaaataaaaccaaTTTTTCAAACAATTCTAGCAAATTTgtaatattagtctaactaattatttctttcAGTGTGGCGATTAATCGATTCATCGATTATTTTGagacgattaatcgtatcgaataacaaacagctgaaaaatattggattagttgatgaacgattaaattcaaaaatcgGACATCACTAAACGAATCATATTTCTTTTGGAGGTTTGAGGGCAATGTCCTGGAAATATAGATAACTAGCTAACCCAgcaaacgttgttttgccataTAAATGATTTATAGTGAATATTTtaggtgttaaataaaacataaatacaggtcggactcgattatccgggattcgattatccgtagtattttatttttgattttcggaaatttgtataataattctatattgaatagctaatatgggtatcaaaagaaaggacttgactagtagaatgcagttatttatgaaaaatgcatatccaagatggcggccactacaaaatgacggattacatattttctcagaatcccatcgatatgggtatcaaatgaaagggcttgactagtagaacacagttatttatgaaaaatgctaatccaaaatggccaccaccgcaTGATGGcgccaaatatattttttttcacaaccctatcaatatgggtatcaaatgaaagggcttgtttagtagaatacagttatttatgaaaaatgcaaatctaagatggcggccactacaaaatagcggattacatattttctcagaccCCCTAATAAATATTCTGTAATtcattatacaggtcggactcgattatccgggattcaattatccggaattttagactcgatcatccggagttaagggtgtgtcacatcaaattgcatcacggaaaaaacgctgtagaaatttaatttttaggaattatatcttcagctttcgcttataatcagataagagtgtatagatcacgttggccatgcttcactgtcaatttttcgtaaatttggaaaaatgtcatcgaacgaaaaagagcgtcgtgaattaatcctgtgcactcatttcgagaatccggagttgtcacatcgggacatcggtaagatgctgggaatcgtccaatccacggtcagcaaagtactaaaacgatacttcgagaacctaaccatcgaccggaaggtgaagaacggcaaaaatggatgctccgtcagtgaaaaagatcacaagcgcgtagttaagcagtttagacgtgatccgagaagttcggtccgggatgtcgccaataagctgaatttgtcaagttcattcgtccagcggaccaagcagcgggagggcctgcgtacatacaagaaggctcctaaccgcgacgaaaggcaaaacacggtggggaagacgcgagcccggaagctgtacaccgaaatgctgacgaagccgcattgcctggtaatggacgacgaaacctacgtcaaagcggactttcgtcagctgccaggcctgttgttcttctccgcagaggacaaattcagcgttccggaggagattcgcaagcagaaactatccaagtttgccaaaacgtacatggtgtggcaagctatctgctcttgcggaaagcggagcgccccttcgtgatgaccggcacggtaaacgggcaggtttaccttaaggagtgcctacagaagcgcttactaccactattgaagcagcacgagggcccgaccatcttctggccggatctcgcttcgtgccactattcaaaggacgtgttggagtggtacgaagccaacggggtcaccttcgtgccaaaggaaatgaacccggccaacgcgccggagcttcgcccaatagagaaatattgggcgactatgaagcaggccctccggaagaatccaaaagtgttgaaggcggacttcaagagaaaatggatttctgttcaaaaaaaactacaacctgacgttgtacagaaccttatagacggggtcaagaggaaggtgcgagcatacgggcttgggctcgaagtatgaataaaaagaaaatgccaaaagttgtttaatagtttttattttactgtctaaaattttcaaaaggatcggtctactgggcgaatttctacagcgttttttccgtgatgcaatttgatgtgacacaccctttaggttgtcaaaaaagatccaattgaaatgtcaaaagagttcCAACGattaggagtgttatttttcttatgataatcaacactataaaagaggtattgttgtcaagggcaaaaataattaaaattataaaatgaacgaactacatttttccgtcaatcgttcaattaaccattgcatctctgaaagagcatctcagcctttcactgagcaacgcatttttaatgtcccctctctttgacataacgtttttccgaacgaaataaaaacaaacgaagtcagagtcacgtaaatgtttactcctgcgattttaaaatattcgataaaaagtggaaggaagagatgccagatgatttttaaaaaaagtctgtaaaaacatgtgaatgtctgttaaaaatgtggaaaagtctgtggaagtgtgcagatctatagaaatgtcttttaacgttaattttcacatattcattaatactttgtacatcgcgatgcacgtaagattgtatttcgtatatatatacaaccattccatgccaaaccaatatagtggttctcaaatcttcgtcaaaagtggtaattttgttctttatcgcaaaacattagactcgtatttttttttttattttttcattagggtgcccatttccattttagggtgatccaaaaaatcattttttccactttttcccaaaatgacttttttcaaaaatttataactttcgaaccacttaaccgatttagatgatcgacacatcaaattgaagccaatgagctttaattgagaaatattgaacttgcagacaatatggatcctattttcgtaattactgattgtagtcgttttttaatgttttcatggttttggactaggggacaccatattttttatattttttcttgaaagcttagaatttttttcataaaatatcttgatatcagatatgctattgtttcgtttttgaaatatgatttttcaaaactaatcgatggttcgaaaaacaattttccccatttttcccactacaaaaagtcataacttttgaactattggaccgattcatatcatcggtatatcaaattgaagcttacgagttatttttctttgaaaaaatattccttttcgaaaaaaaataatttttgcttttgtaattactgattgagttagtttttcatagttttctcggataAAGataagagcgctatatttttctatattttttatggaaagctgaggattatttacctaacatatctcgatatcaaagatgccataattatcgtttttaagttataattttgtaaatttaacatttaacatattcatatgtggctaaactagacctatgctacttgAACCCAAAAGTGTGACATTATTGGCTTGGCTtattggcttattggcttcaatttaatatatcgatcatctaaatcggtgcagtagttcaaatgttatgattttttgcagaaagttatttttggacaaagggggaaaaatgttttttttgaaccaccatattttttaataaaaggctaggtcaatagtttcaattttatatgacgatcatctaaatcgttccagtggttcaaaagttattcatTTTCGTTTGTCATTTTCGGGAAaaggtggaaaaaattgatttttcggaccacttaataacttatgtattgtaagtgtgtttaaatgtttcaacgatctacacatacatacttacacatacatacgcgttgttaattttttataaaaatcagtatttcttcgttgatatattggacatccaccaaggattgcggtcttgtcgttgatgaaatttataagaaaatgcagtgtatattttccatccgccatgcaaggctatacaagttttagttcaccacacggccatgaaccatgtctgtggtaacaatatcgaacagtaacccatatttcgtcataagcagacccgaaagcgaatgtaagttgttgaaaatagaatgaacatttttattcgatgttgttcaaatacttagaagacaaagtcctgaccctaacttaactattttcaataaatctccttgcatttcagcaaaacaatcttatctagaacagaaaataattatcagagacaattttcgttcaagatttttccttacctgcatagaatgcaatttttcattaattgtgtataaccgtatcctctctttcgtctgcaatgatgtcagggcaaaagtacttatgtatatgagttccaaactttatacacaccagatgggccaaccagaaagactgccgggccgcaggttgagtatcgctggtctaacgtcatgtgtattgatataaactaaatataatatcttttctgtattaaaactgtctaaaaatgtcatatggtgagtcaaatatctttgatgtgatggatagagcctcttatttttcaaaaacctgtgaaatattgttatatccagaaagtctacaacaaaaatagaaagtgttttacagatatgtctataaatttacaaacatatttgtaaatctggcatctctggtggtctgagaatttattgcaagaaatcgcttgaaaacatgcatgaatttgcttgaaaatgaagtggattaagtccgcaccacttagatttaaggcccatttatacgttgctagtagctgacttcacaacgagcagctactgacccggtgaactcgcttgacaaatggttgactcgccttgtccgttcacacaatgtgagctgctgacaagaaactagatactaagtacgggtttaccagagatgccagacgatttttcaaatgtccatcaaatagtcagaaacagcaatcaggtccgaatttgacagatgattgatccgaaatcaacttatttattggctgttttcggcttaggttttcagttgaatttatcattacacaattttaaattttatcgcgagacacacgctggccgtgtttacaaatactttgtgctgaatttctttgaactgagggtactatccgaaaaaagcagaaagaaaaaaggattcgggccaggaattggatgcaaagaaaaggagtaacaaatacaatactggagtaactccacgatgatgatccccgagagtacagagcagtgttggaaataacacctgaaaaagtgaaaaaactgttggatttaattgctccacaaatacaacgccaatatacactcatgagtgaaactagaaatgatgtgcctttcttctggaatatggaatatatatcagattattgtcgctattttttagaacctcgaaagcatccatagcttaattaattccgaaagtatgtggtgctacaaatggcagtctaaaagatttttcaaaatttgatttacttcgcgttgacagcagcttcgtgtaccaatttgtgaaatgaaaatgatagtagattcgccggaggaataaatacgtctcaaaaactaaaataatgaatgaaaatatacttttttcaaatcgaatatgtattctgtttcttagaacaatacttttttttgcaagttgtgagtgaattttgaatgaaaattgtgcccgatgatgattttatatttagattcccaataaaactgtctcaataagaaaacgtgccccgccagtgtgccaaacaaaataacaacgattccgtttagaaactattagggttttatttgtttttccaatatttttcaagtctataaatatcttcgcatattttcaaatatcttaaaaatagagacatttgtttacatttggcatccctgattcgaacgctaaattctgttttttgacgttttgagggatgcgagtgcgagtaaattcaaaaaactttgaagtagctcgcacgccgaatcacacatgacactaactggcatgatgtgttcacacggtgtgagtagctgcactgcagtaactgactagatcgactcgtatgcttactcgcaccgtctgaacccggctttacacAACATcaccagtagctatgtggatagcgtggtcgtgtaaaacatccttgcattccagccggccttggttcaatccccgttgacattgtttggactttttttgcggtacaatcccaaaagagatgaaaaagaaaaaaaagaaagagatgtctgctcccatacatacaaacattttaaagctttcgaAACAGAtcattttatttgctcatttgacgcttcaggacacgaaaaagcattttttttctgcctaagatgaaatgttttctggcaACACTAGTTTGTGTGTAACGATGGAGGAAACTGAAATGAGAGAATCTGAAAACCGCAAAGTTAGATTTGGATGAAAACAATTTGGAATAGACAAAGTTCGCTCATGCAAGCGTATTTTCAATTCGTGAAATGTCACATCACGTTTACTTCCCTTTCAAGACTCAGTATCAGTTGAGAAACTTTTTTCCAGTTGAGTGTATCTCAATCTCCGAAGGAGATCTTATACGTTCCGGTTTAGAACATACgtaaggaaggtcttgtattatagagactttaaacttttgcagttcattcgtctctagaaaCATACGTAAATACAACTTACAATCAAAACAAATCTTTCCAacataaaacaaagttttatttAGAAAAATCGATAAATGTAGGACATTCTATTCGTTATACATACAATCATGTTTTTACATCACCAGTTGTCATACCTGATGTTGACACCCATTTATTACATTTCTTTATTTGAAGTTAATATTGGAACTGCATTGCATCCCACATCGGAACACTGAAAGAGCATCGAAAGAGCAATACCCCCAAACAGGTCTCACAACTTCATTGATCCATAAACTTATCCCCGTTCGCTTGGTTGTGGCTCAGGAGGTTATCGAGCCATTCCTCGATAACTGGCAGATTTTCATTGCTCCACTTGGTTTCCTCCTTGATGTTCTTCAGCGATTTCTCTATTATGTGCTCCGCCGTTCCAAACTCGCCCTGGTGTTGGACGTACAATTGGGAAACCATGTCGTAACCCTCCTGTGTTGTGAAAAGCCCCGTAGCGGAACTGATCAGGTTGTCCCACAGGGCTTCACGATCTTTGTATCTGAAAATGGAAGCACTTGTAGAGCACAGAAAATATTATCAGGTAATGTACCTCAGCTTGAGGGTATCCCAATTTTGCTGGAGAAATTTGAATAACACCATGTAACCGTGTGAGCTGCCGGACAACATTTTCAGTATGAGACTTATATCGTTATCTGTGAAATTTTCATTGTTCTCCAAAACAGTCAGGTTGAGCAGTCGATTTATCTTCGCTGCTTGCACGGGACATCCGGCCAGAGTCTTCAGCAGATACGTACGCTCACTTTTCATCCGAGACTCTGGGAAGTTCATCACCCGTTGCAACCCGAAGTCCCATTCCTCCTGGGTACCCCACTCGAACACCGGGCAGATGAATTGATTTGCCACGCTTCAATTGTatgaatattattatttttagttCTAAGGCCTTAAAAGATACACTTACGGGTTTCCATTATCAGGTTCCGGACTGTCCATCCATATTTTGAATACACTTTGAGCTTCCTCGACACATGGTTTGTACCCAGCTTTACACAGGAAAGTTTTTGCCAGTGTACGGAGATTACCCGTCGACTTGTCCTCGTCTTCGTGTTGGTTGTTCATCAGTCCCTCATACAACGGTGTAAGCAAGGTCCTCACATAAATTTCGAACTTCTTATGAACAGCTGACATATCAATGTGTCTACCAATGTGATCGATGAATGTGAAAACAGGGTTCCACACTAAATGATTTCTCTCGTATTGGATGAATAAAGTCATGTTGAAAGCTGTAGCGAAGCTGAGTTCTCCGGCGTAGGCCAAGTTCCAAGCATCGTGAAGAAGTTTCGCTCTGTTTAAAACAAATATTGTATCGCACATGCTGCTATTTCGTTATTCAAAAAGTCGTACCTCGTATACACCGGAATCTTCATTCGTCCCTCCTCCGTCAGCAAATAGTTTGCCAATAAATTCCAGTTATGCTGATCATAATTCACCGGAAAGGGACCTATCTCCTCCGGGTTTACGATTATGAAGTTGTTCGCATCGGGTAAATTCTCCAGTTCTACCTCCTTCACTTTCTTCATCCATTTGCTAACACTTGTGTTGGCGAAATTCAAACGATCTTGTCTCATCAACACCAACGGTATCCACCACAACATTTTCTCCTGATCCGGAACGTCATGGGGACGCTCTCGAAGGTACAGCTTTTGGGTTGCGGTGGCCGTCCCTTTGGCATACGATCTGATCACGGTCACCATTGGTATACGATCGAGCGTGATCCACGAATCGACGATCTCGTTCACACTGGCCGATTCACACAGTCGATTATCTAGATGAGCTTGTTTTGTGAGAGCCTCCCAAATATCGTTACTAACAAAGGTTTTGTACTCTCGGTGTTCAATGGTTTTCTGCAAGCCCTTTTTGAATGTATCCGCCCCCAGCGTAAAATTGAGCATACGAAGAACCAGCTCTGTTTTGCTACATGTGGTTTCCTGCTTCATGGCGGTGATGCGTGAATGGGGATAGCGTTTGCTGAACTCGTAATAAATTGAATACAGAGTAGTCATAGGCCATTTACCTTCGAACTCCACCCCACTATCAATGCTAATGGCCGCCGATGCAGCAAGGAATCCAGCAACCGCCTTATTAACGTGAGCATCACTCCACCAACGCTTGAAATTAAATCTCTTTGTTAGCATCTAGTTGAAGGAACCTTACGAACTCCTTACCGGTGTTACCCATGATCCCAGCCATTGGTAGACTAGTTCCTGTGCGATACCGTAGTATCCGTGCTGTAGCTCATATTCTCTGTAAATTGGAGAACAAAAATGGATAAACAAGTACCATCTTGCGACTACAAAACTCACTTGAATACAATCAATCCCCAGTTGTCAGCAGGCTTCACAGCCGAGAAGTTGGGCAGCGCCACGATATCCAGCTTGGTCAACGGATAGCTCACGTTCCAATAATCGACCAGATAGTCCAACACTCTCTTTATCTTTTTCTGCACATCTTGCATCGGTTCTTGTAGCTCTTGTCGGGCCCAAACTCTTACAATGGGGGACTCAGAACTCGCGCCATCTTCAGAGCATTTTACTTCCGACAGATTGGACACCACAAATCCTAAGCTATAGGTGGATATGGGAGGAGTCACCTTGAAGTGATCTTCTTCCAGGTCATCTTCCGCGGGTTCGGTAGATTCGAGTTCCGTGTTGAACAGCGTATGGTATCCTTTCGGTCTAACGATTGACACTTTGAAGGGTACCTTGTAGCTTGGTTCGTCGAAACATGGGAAAACACGGCGCGCATTGTGCGGTCGGAAATGTGTCGCAAAGTATTGGTGCTCTTGCGGATGCTCTCCATCCGACAGTGTGTATTTACCCTGAAACAGTCCATCCGTGTTCTCCCATATCCCTCCCTTGAATGGAACCCGTGCTCCGTACGAACCCCCGACGACGAAATCGTCGTGGAAATACACTACCAGCAGCGGCTTTTTAGGGACTCTGTCTATACGACGGATTTTCAACAAATGCCTCTCTCCGTCGTCTCCGTGCCGCCAGATTTCCATACTTTCCTCGTCTATGTGCAAATCCTGGTGAGCGTGAAGATTTATTTGGTTTGTCCGTTTGACGCACGTCATTGCGATCTTAACATAGCCCTCGAACGTGAGTCGTTCCACGTTGAGTTCTAACCGAAGGGTGTAATTCATCGGGACCAGCTCAGTCGGCAGTTTGCTATCGGGTATCAACGGATTAGTAGCGGACAGATCGATGCTTCGACGGAGGCGATACTGAAA
Protein-coding sequences here:
- the LOC129774873 gene encoding aminopeptidase N produces the protein MGCRNISVVMVIFILAAPALSWRMYRLRRSIDLSATNPLIPDSKLPTELVPMNYTLRLELNVERLTFEGYVKIAMTCVKRTNQINLHAHQDLHIDEESMEIWRHGDDGERHLLKIRRIDRVPKKPLLVVYFHDDFVVGGSYGARVPFKGGIWENTDGLFQGKYTLSDGEHPQEHQYFATHFRPHNARRVFPCFDEPSYKVPFKVSIVRPKGYHTLFNTELESTEPAEDDLEEDHFKVTPPISTYSLGFVVSNLSEVKCSEDGASSESPIVRVWARQELQEPMQDVQKKIKRVLDYLVDYWNVSYPLTKLDIVALPNFSAVKPADNWGLIVFKEYELQHGYYGIAQELVYQWLGSWVTPRWWSDAHVNKAVAGFLAASAAISIDSGVEFEGKWPMTTLYSIYYEFSKRYPHSRITAMKQETTCSKTELVLRMLNFTLGADTFKKGLQKTIEHREYKTFVSNDIWEALTKQAHLDNRLCESASVNEIVDSWITLDRIPMVTVIRSYAKGTATATQKLYLRERPHDVPDQEKMLWWIPLVLMRQDRLNFANTSVSKWMKKVKEVELENLPDANNFIIVNPEEIGPFPVNYDQHNWNLLANYLLTEEGRMKIPVYTRAKLLHDAWNLAYAGELSFATAFNMTLFIQYERNHLVWNPVFTFIDHIGRHIDMSAVHKKFEIYVRTLLTPLYEGLMNNQHEDEDKSTGNLRTLAKTFLCKAGYKPCVEEAQSVFKIWMDSPEPDNGNPVANQFICPVFEWGTQEEWDFGLQRVMNFPESRMKSERTYLLKTLAGCPVQAAKINRLLNLTVLENNENFTDNDISLILKMLSGSSHGYMVLFKFLQQNWDTLKLRYKDREALWDNLISSATGLFTTQEGYDMVSQLYVQHQGEFGTAEHIIEKSLKNIKEETKWSNENLPVIEEWLDNLLSHNQANGDKFMDQ